The following are encoded together in the Deinococcus soli (ex Cha et al. 2016) genome:
- a CDS encoding ABC transporter ATP-binding protein gives MTPLLSVQELNAFYGQSHVLRGVTLHVNPGEVVSLIGRNGAGKTTTLKSVMGVLRSRTGQITFGGQDISRLPSNRVAAQGLAWVPEERAILSTLTVRENLELPPSRPGGWSTERIYDAFPVLRERGHHPGSKLSGGEQQMLAMVRVLRAGPKLLLLDEPSEGLAPVIVQRIGEIIDTLRQSGMAVLLVEQNLKFASRLADRHYVFVDGQIVDEVPREQVEARREDLLRYLSV, from the coding sequence GTGACGCCGCTCCTGTCCGTGCAGGAACTGAACGCCTTCTACGGCCAGAGTCACGTGCTGCGCGGCGTGACCCTGCACGTGAACCCGGGCGAGGTGGTCAGCCTGATCGGCCGCAACGGCGCCGGGAAGACCACGACGCTCAAGAGCGTGATGGGCGTGCTGCGCAGCCGCACGGGGCAGATCACGTTCGGCGGGCAGGACATCAGCCGCCTGCCCAGCAACCGCGTGGCGGCGCAGGGGCTGGCGTGGGTGCCGGAGGAACGCGCGATCCTCAGCACCCTGACCGTCCGCGAGAACCTCGAACTGCCGCCCAGCCGCCCCGGAGGCTGGAGCACCGAGCGCATCTACGACGCGTTCCCGGTGCTGCGTGAGCGCGGGCATCACCCGGGCAGCAAGCTCTCGGGCGGCGAGCAGCAGATGCTGGCGATGGTGCGCGTGCTGCGCGCCGGGCCGAAGCTGCTGCTGCTCGACGAGCCCAGCGAGGGGCTGGCGCCCGTGATCGTGCAGCGCATCGGCGAGATCATCGACACGCTGCGCCAGAGCGGCATGGCGGTGCTGCTGGTCGAGCAGAACCTGAAGTTCGCCTCGCGCCTCGCGGACCGGCACTACGTGTTCGTGGACGGGCAGATCGTGGACGAGGTGCCGCGCGAGCAGGTCGAGGCCCGTCGGGAGGACCTGCTGCGCTACCTCAGCGTGTAG
- a CDS encoding ABC transporter ATP-binding protein: protein MDRAAPAPAIALEARGLVKDFRGFRATNDVNLQVHDGEIHAIIGPNGAGKTTLFNLLSGFLKPTAGEVRLFGERVDTLRPFEIVRRGLSRSFQISSVFPTLSVRENVLVALQSPTPLPHRFWVPLSRLESLGERADAILADVGLGGMPGRLAADLSHGEKRQLEIGISMTQDPRVLLLDEPTSGMGSEGIARVIALVRQVARGRTVVLVEHNMSVVAELADRITVLQYGSVLASGRYEDVRRDPRVIEAYLGEDGGHA, encoded by the coding sequence ATGGACAGGGCGGCCCCCGCACCGGCCATTGCGCTGGAGGCGCGGGGGCTGGTCAAGGACTTCCGGGGATTCCGCGCCACGAACGACGTGAACCTGCAGGTTCATGACGGGGAGATTCACGCGATCATCGGCCCGAACGGGGCCGGGAAGACCACGCTCTTCAACCTGCTGTCGGGCTTCCTGAAACCCACGGCGGGCGAGGTGCGGCTGTTCGGCGAGCGGGTGGACACCCTGAGGCCCTTCGAGATCGTGCGCCGGGGCCTGTCCCGGTCGTTTCAGATCAGCTCGGTCTTCCCGACCCTGAGCGTGCGGGAGAACGTGCTGGTGGCGCTCCAGTCGCCCACGCCGCTCCCGCACCGGTTCTGGGTGCCGCTCTCGCGGCTGGAGTCGCTGGGCGAGCGGGCGGACGCGATCCTCGCGGACGTGGGCCTGGGCGGCATGCCAGGGCGGCTGGCGGCGGACCTGAGCCACGGGGAGAAACGGCAGCTGGAGATCGGGATCTCCATGACGCAGGACCCGCGCGTGCTGCTGCTGGACGAACCCACGTCCGGCATGGGCTCGGAGGGCATCGCGCGGGTGATCGCGCTGGTGCGGCAGGTGGCACGCGGGCGGACGGTGGTGCTCGTGGAACACAACATGAGCGTCGTGGCGGAACTCGCCGACCGGATCACGGTGTTGCAGTACGGCTCGGTGCTCGCCAGTGGCCGCTACGAGGACGTGCGGCGCGACCCGCGCGTAATTGAGGCGTACCTGGGTGAGGACGGGGGGCACGCGTGA